The following nucleotide sequence is from uncultured Draconibacterium sp..
GAAAAAGCCTGATATTTGACATCCACAGAACAATTATAAAACATAAAAGTTTTTTATAATTGCTGTACTTTGGTACAATAATTGTTACTTAACTTTGCATTTTAAGTTATAATTAAACAGCATTTAATTACAAATTGTAAACCATGGCGTCCCCCGTCATGGTTTTTTATTTTGTCTTTTTTGTTGCAGTCCAAAAACTTACAGCGCATTTGTTTGGTAGGTGTGTTTTTAAGCAATAAAAACATTCTAACGTGCTTCATCATTTTTTCCAAATAATCTTCATTTTCACGTCTGTTTCTCTATCTTTAAAAAACAAATTCGTAGTTGAGCGAATTAAATGAAAGGAGCCGAACAAATGAAGAAATACCTGCCTAAATTAGTACAGAATGATAAGTGGTTAGAACCTTATTCCGGAGTAATTTCGGATAGAATGATTCTTGCAGAACGTAAAGAAAAAGAATTGACGGGGGGCAAATCGTTGGCCGATTTTGCTACCGGGCATTTGTTTTTTGGTTTGCACCGAACTCATTCGGGGTGGGTAATTCGCGAGTGGGCACCCAATGCAACGCATATCTACCTAGTTGGCACTTTTAACGATTGGCAGGAAAGTGCTGATTATTCTTTTTCACATCTCGATCATGGAGTATGGGAACTTCATCTGGCAACCGATCAATTGGCCCACGGCGATTTGTATGCCTTAAATATACATTGGGCTGTGAATCATGGAAAACGAATACCTGCCTGGGCTACACGCGTAGTGCAGGATGAAAATACACACATGTTTAATGCCCAGGTTTGGGCACCCGAAAAAGCTTACGAATGGAACAACCCGGATTTTCAGCGCACCGACGAGCAACCGCTGATTTACGAAGGGCATGTTGGAATGGCCGGCGAAGAGGAGCGTGTGCATACCTACAATGAGTTTCGTGAGCAAATGTTGCCGCGCATAAAAGCCAACGGATATAATGTTATTCAGTTAATGGCCATTCCCGAGCATCCGTATTACGGGAGTTTTGGCTACCATGTAAGCAGCTTTTTTGCTGCATCGTCGCGTTTTGGAACGCCCGAGGAACTGAAACAATTGATTGATGAAGCGCATGGAATGGGTATTGCAGTAATTATGGATTTGGTGCATTCGCATGCAGTAAAAAATGAAGTTGAAGGCCTCGGAAATTATGATGGCACACGCTACCAGTTTTTTCACGAAGGAGGTAAAGGCGTGCATCCTGCGTGGGATAGCTACTGTTTTAACTACGATAAAAATGAGGTGCTACACTTCCTTTTGTCAAATATAAGCTATTGGTTAAATGAATATAAATTCGATGGTTTTCGTTTTGATGGCGTAACCAGTATGTTGTATTTTAATCATGGTTTAGAGATCGCTTTTTCCAACTACGACGACTACTTTAATGCGAATGTCGATCACGAGGCAGTTACCTATTTTAAGCTGGCAAATAAGCTGATGAAAGAGATCAATCCGGGATCTTTGTCGATTGCTGAAGACATGAGTGGAATGCCCGGACTGGCAACAGCGATTGAAGATGGCGGTTTGGGATTCGATTTCCGGATGGCCATGGGCGTACCTGATTTTTGGATAAAAATGATAAAAGAAAAGTCGGACGACGAATGGGAAGTTGGCGACATTTTTTACCAGCTTACTTCGAAACGGATGGACGAGCAGGTGGTGAGTTATGCCGAATCACACGACCAGGCATTGGTAGGCGATAAAACCATTGTCTTTCGCCTGATCGATAAAGAGATGTATTTCTCGATGCGCAAAGATCAGCCAAACCTGATTGTTGAACGGGGAATAGCTTTGCATAAAATGATTCGCCTGGCAACGGCAAGTTGTGCAGGTGGAGCTTACCTTAATTTTATGGGTAACGAATTTGGACATCCTGAGTGGATTGATTTTCCGCGCGAAGGAAACAACTGGTCTTACAGTCATGCGCGCCGAATTTGGAGCATCTCCGAAGATCAGGACCTGAAATTTCATTGGTTGTATGATTTTGATAAAGAAATGATTCAGCTGATCAATCAAAACAAAATACTCTCCATCCCTTCGGTTGACAAGGTTTTGGAAAATAAGCCGGATAAAGTGCTGGCCTATCACCGAGGACTGTTTTTGTTTGTGTTTAATTTTAATCCAACACAGTCGTTTACCGATTATGGAATTCCGCTTGGCGCCGGAAAATATCAAATTGTACTGAACAGCGATTCGGGCCGCTTTGGTGGTCACGACCGGGTTGATGAAGAGATAAGTTACTACACTATGCCAAGTAAAGGAATGGATAGCCAGCACTACCTGAAACTTTACCTGCCGGCAAGAACGGCGTTGGTGCTGAAAAAAGTAGATATTCCGAAAGCAAAGTAATGGCCGAAACAAAGTTTCAAACCATAGTAGATGTGCCGCGTTTTCCGTGGCAAACAGGTTACCAGAAGAAAAACCTGTTTATGGGGTCGTGTTTTACCGAGAATGTGGGGGCAAAAATGGAAACCCTGAAATACCCGGTAGACATTAATCCGTTTGGAATTTTGTACAATCCGCTTTCCGTTGCCAACGGCTTGCAGCTATTGCTTGATGAAAAACAGTTTTCAGCAAATGACCTTGTGGAGCACAACGGGCTTTGGCACAGCTTTAGTCATCACGGTCGCTTTTCGAATACCGAGCAAAATAAAGCGCTGGACGACATAAATGCTCGCATTAAAAGTTCGGCAACATTTTTAAAGCAGGCCGATTTTCTGTTTCTCACTTTTGGTACTGCCTGGATTTACCGCTACAAAAAAACGGGAAAACTGGTTTCTAATTGTCATAAAATACCGGCACGCGAGTTTGTACGCGAACGTTTGCCGGTGCAGCAGATTGTTGAGGTTTACTACGATTTGCTGACAAAAATATGGCAGGAAAATCCTGATCTGAAAGTGGTATTTACCGTCAGCCCGATTCGTCACTGGAAAGATGGAGCAATTGAAAACCAGCGAAGTAAGGCGACGTTGATTTTGGCTATTGATCAGCTTATTCAGGAACTCGGTGTCGGGAAGTGTGCTTATTTTCCATCGTACGAAATTGTAATGGATGAACTGCGCGATTACCGTTTTTATGCCGAAGATATGTTGCACATTTCAGAGATGGCTGTAAAGCATATCTGGTGGCGTTTTGAAGCGGCACTAGTTAGCCCTGAAAGTATTGAAATTGCTAGAGAAGTTCAAAAAATTACCAATGCTGTACAGCATCGGGTAATCAACAAAAAATCGCTTGAATATTCCAAATTTCTCCTTAGTTTTCTAAAGAAATTGGAGCTACTGGAAAAACGATTCCCGTATCTTAATTTAAAGTTAGAAAAAGAATATTTTAATGTACAGATTGAGGAATTTGGAGGTAGCGATAAAACAATTGTGAGTTAAATCCCTTAACTTAGTAGAGGCAACATCGTTGTAGCTGCTGAACCAATACTCAATTTACCAAAGTGATACTGTTATGCATTACCTTCAATTTGACAAGGAACAGCTGGTAAATCTTGAATATTCGCTGTTCAAAGAAATATTACGATCAAACAGAGCCGGTTCTTATTTAAGTACTACGCTAAATGGCTGCAATACGCGAAAATACCATGGATTGCTGGTGTGCCCCATTGAAAATTTTGGAGGTGAAAAACATGTGTTGCTTTCGTCGCTCGATGAAACAGTGATACAAAACGAGGCTGAATTTAACCTCGGAATACATCGATATAAGGGCGGAACATACGAACCTAAAGGACACAAATACATACGTAATGTAGAGTTTGATGCGATACCCAAAATTACTTACCGGGTAGGCGGTGTGGTTCTTACAAAAGAACGACTGCTGGTTGAGAAGGAAGAGCAAATACTGATTAAATATACGCTTGAAGAAGCTACCTCGCCAACAACACTGCGATTGAAACCATTTCTGGCTTTTCGCAATATTCACCAGTTGAGTAAGGCAAATATGTTTGTAAACCGCAAGTTTGGTAAAGCAAAAAACGGGATTAAAACATGTTTGTATGATGGCTATCCCAATTTGTTTATGCAATGCAGCAAAACGGTTGATTACGTGGCAGTGCCCGATTGGTATTATGATATTGAGTATTTAAAAGAATTGAACCGGGGTTACGAATACCTGGAAGATCTTTTTGTGCCCGGCTATTTTGAGTTTCCGATGAAAAAGGGCGAATCGATTGTTTTTGCAGCCGGATTAAAAGAAGCTAACCCGGTGTCGTTAAAACAGCGTTTTACCAAAGAACAAAAAAAGCGTGGCGGCAAAGAAACGTTCAACAGTGTGTTGGAAAGAGCAGCTCACCAGTTTATTATGCATGAAGGTTATACCGCCGATATTGTTGCCGGTTTTCCCTGGTACAACAGCATAACACGGCAAACTTTTATCTCGCTTCCCGGCCTGTGTTTGTCGTTTAACGATCCGAGACTTTGTGAGAAAATTCTCGATTCGTACCTCAAATATTTCAACGATGGCTTCTTCCCCGATCAGATTAAGGATAAAGAGTTACAGTATCATTCGGCCGACAATTCGCTGTGGTTTATTTGGGTAATTCAGCAATATCTCAAGAAAAAGAACAATCCAAAGTTGCTTTGGAAATTATATGGTGATGTGATTAAGCGGATTCTGAATGCTTATACCGATGGGAATCTCGATTACATAAAAGTACTACCCAACGGTTTAATCTATGCCGAAAAGAAAGACACTGCCTTAACCTGGATGAATTCGAGTGTTGACGGGAAAGCCGTTTTGCCGCGCGCAGGAATGCCGGTAGAGGTTAATGCCTTGTGGTTTAATGCCATTTGTTTTGCATTGGATTTGGCTGATATGGCCGGCGATGGCGACTTTATTACACAGTGGAAACACATGGTGAACAAAGTGGCACAGTCGTTTTTGAAAACCTTTTGGAGCGATGGGCATGGTTACCTGGCCGATGTGGTAAAAGACGATCAGCACGAATGGGCAGTGCGGCCAAATATGGTAATTGCTGTAGCAATGGATTATACACCTTTAACTAAAGAACAACAAAAGCAGGTTTTAAGTGTGGTGAAGCGAAAATTGCTGACAAACAGGGGGCTGCGAACCTTGTCGCCCGACCATTTGCGCTATTTTGGCAATATAACAGGCGGGCCAAAAGAGCGTGAGTTGGCATTGCATCAGGGAGCAGTTTGGCCCTGGTTGCTCCAGTTTTTTGTTGAAGCTTATTTAAAAATACACAAGCGCGGTGGTTTGCCTTTTGTGAAACAAATTATGGAAAGTTTTGAAGCCGAAATGACAGAACATTGTATTGGGAATATCCCTGAAATGTACGATGGCGACCCGCCACATGTGGGGAAGGGAGCAATTTCTCAGGCATGGAATGTGGCAGGAGTTTCGCATGCGCTCGATTTGGTGCAGAACTACGTAGAGTAAATCAGCAGCAATTAAATATATAGATGTAACCGGAAAATTAGAAGATCAGATGAAGGTATTAATGTTTGGATGGGAATTTCCTCCCCACATCTCCGGTGGATTGGGGACGGCGTGTTACGGACTTACAAAAGGAATGGCTGAATTGAAAGATATTGACGTAACTTTTGTAGTTCCTAAGGCTTTTGGCGACGAAAATCCGTTGCGAATGAAGTTAGTTGGAGCCAACAATATTCCCGTTAACCGAACGACCATTAATTTTGAGGAGGGTGGAAAATCAATGGAGTACCTTGAAGTAGATTCGCCCATTCTTCCGTACGTTACCGAAGATGAATTCTGGACATTAAAAAGCAAACGCTACACGCGCCAGACAAAATTTGTTGAAACCGACGAAGATTCAAAAATAGAATTTAGCGGAGGCTATGGCCCCGATTTATTAAAAGAAATTCGGGATTATGCTCTTGTGGCCCGTTTAATTGCCGAAGATAATCCCTGCGATATTATTCACGCACACGACTGGTTAACCTATCCCGCAGGAATAGCAGCCAGTAAAGCTACCGGAAAACCGCTGGTAATACATGTGCATGCTACCGATTTTGATCGGAGTGGAGGCGATGTAAACCCCAGGGTTTATGCCATAGAGCGCGAAGGAATGGAAGCTGCCGATAAAGTTATAACGGTAAGCAATTTAACCCGTAAAATAGTAATTGAAAAATACGGAATCTCCCCGGAAAAAGTGGTTACGGTTTACAATGCCGTTGAGTCGGTAAACAAAGAAAAAGGAACATTGCCGCCCAAAGGTGTAAACGATAAAGTAGTTACTTTTTTAGGACGAATAACCATGCAAAAAGGCCCAGGTTATTTTGTCGAAGCTGCTAATATGGTGCTGAAAAAAATGCAAAATGCCCGTTTTGTTATGGCCGGAAGTGGCGATATGATGAACGAGATGATTGCACGAACGGCTGCACTCGGAATCGCCGACAAATTTCATTTTACCGGGTTTCTGAAAGGGAACGATGTAAACGACCTGTTTAGCATGACCGATGTGTTTGTTATGCCGTCGGTATCCGAACCTTTTGGAATTGTACCGCTTGAAGCTATGCAGCTAAATGTTCCGGTAATTATATCTAACCAGTCCGGGGTTTCCGAGATATTAAAACACGCTATAAAAATAGATTTTTGGGATACTTATGCAATGGCCGATGCTATTTATGGCGTATTGAATTATTCATCACTGGCACAGCATTTTAAGAGCGAAGGAAAGACAGAGGTGGAAGAATTAAAGTGGACACACTCGGCCACAGAAGTGAGAAAAGTTTACCAGCGTACTTTGCAAGAAAATTAATCATTTTAGTATGAAGTCAATTTGTTTGTTTTTTCAAATACATCAACCGTTTAGGCACCGGCGTTACCGTTTTTTCGATATTGGTAACGATCATTATTATTACGACGATTATTCGAACGAAAGTATTATCAGAAACGTAGCCGATAAAAGTTATTTGCCGGCCAATAAATTATTGCTCGAACTGGCAGAAAAACTGGGAGGGAAGTTTAAAGTGGCATTTTCGATAACCGGTGTTGCATTAGAGCAGTTTGAACTTTATGCTCCTGAAGTTATCGAATCGTTTCAGGAATTAACAAAAACTGGTTGTATCGAATTTCTGGCCGAAACATATTCTCATTCCTTAAGTTCGTTTAAAGATTTTCAGGCTTTTACCGACCAGGTAAAAAAGCACGATGAACAGATTTTCAGATTATTCGGCCAGAAACCGTGTGTTTTCCGAAATACAGAAATGATCTACTCCGACGAAATTGGGGAGAAGGTTGCCAAATTGGGTTACTCGGCCATGTTAACCGAAGGCGCTAAACATGTTTTGGGATGGAAAAGTCCAAATTTCCTGTATGTAAACGCCATAAATCCGCGGCTAAAAGTATTAATGCGCAACTATAAACTCAGCGACGATATCGGATTCAGATTTTCGGATAAAAACTGGGATGAATACCCGTTAACAGCCGAGAAGTATGTAAACTGGCTTGAAAATGTTGGCGAAAAAGAAGAGATTATTAACCTGTTTATGGGCTACGATTCGTTTGGTAGCCGCCAGCCAAAAGATGCCGGAATCTTCGAATTCTTAAAAGCATTTTCTGAGCAAATTGTAAAAAGCAAAACATTGAAATTTGCCACACCATCCGAAGCAGTTGATGACCTTCAGCCGGTTTCAGTGGTTAGTGTTCCTCATCCCATTTCCTGGTCTGATGAAGAGCGCGACCTTAGTGCCTGGCTCGGAAATGAAATGCAAAAAGAGGCCTTTGAAAAATTGTATGCAATGAAAGATCAAATGGCCCGAAGCACGGATGGTGAGCTTCAGAAAGATTGGAATTACCTGCAAGCCAGCGATCACTTCTTTTACATGTCAACCAAGTATTTTGCCGGCAGAGATCCGCATAAATCGTATAGTAATTTCGATTCGCCTTACGAGGCTTTTATAAATTACATGAATGTGTTGAGCGATTTTAAAATCCGTTTAAATGCGCATGTGCCCGAAAGTGAAGTGGAAAATGAAATTGCATCGCTTCATCGTTTGCTGGAGGAGAAAGAAGAAAAAATAAAAAGGATGGAAGCCGATTTGCGACGTTTGCAAAAGACGAAAAAGCAAAAGACGGCTACTCGAAAAAAGAAATAGGCAATTTGTTGCTAACATTAAATTCACTTAATGATAATTGTAGAAGAAACAATTTGTTGAAATGAAAATTTATTTTTGCAGCTCGCGTTAAGAGAGTTAGCGCACTTAACATGTTCGTTGAGCATGGATCGTAATAAGTAAAATGAGAAGAAAATGGAAGAGAAAAAATTTATAAAGAACCCGGTTGTGGGAGAGCCGGTATGGAAACGGATTATTGTAGAATCAAACGTTCCGGAAAGTCTTTCACCCCTGCGTGACCTGTCGAAAAACTTGTGGTGGGTTTGGAATACAGAAGCACGTGAATTGTTCGAAAAAATTGATGCCGACATTTGGGAAGAATGTGCCCATAATCCAATAGTACTGCTCGATAGGGTAGGTTACAATCGTTTTAAAGAGCTGGAACGCGACGAAATGTTTGTGGCCAAAATGCACGAGGTAAACGCAAAATTTAACAAATATCTTGATGACCGTAAAGAGCTTGCAGGCCCCGGAATCTCGTATTTTAGTATGGAGTACGGTTTGCACGACAGCTTAAAAATATTTTCAGGAGGATTGGGAATTCTTGCCGGAGATTACCTGAAAGAAGCCAGTGATATGAAAGTTAATTTGGTGGCTGTTGGCTTGTTGTATCGTTACGGATATTTTAAGCAAAACCTGAATTTACATGGCGAGCAAATGGCTGTTTACGATGCACAGCAATTCTCAAAAATTCCTGTTCAGCCGGCATTGGATAAAAATGGAGAATGGGTTCGTGTTGAAGTGCAATACCCTGGCAGAACATTAATTGGCCGAGTTTGGCAAACCAATATTGGTTCGGTAAAACTGTATCTGCTCGATGCCGATCATCACGAAAACAGCGATGCCGACCGATTTGTAACACACCATTTATATGGTGGCGACAACGAAAACCGATTGAAACAGGAAATGCTGCTTGGTTTAGGTGGTATACAGGCATTGAAAAAACTGGAAGTTGACTCGGATATATACCACTGTAACGAAGGCCACGCTGCCTTTATTGGTATTCAACGTATTGCCAACCTGATGGCGGAGCAGAAACTATCGTATGCCGAAGCTAAAGAAGTTGTTAATGCATCAACCGTGTTTACAACACACACACCGGTTCCGGCCGGACACGATTCTTTCCATAAAGATATGTTCCGTCATTACATGAATTTCTTTCCAGAGAAACTAGGACTTAGCTGGGAAGATTTTGAGATGCTGGGAAAAGCGAGAGCCGAAGAAGATCATTTTAATATGAGCTACCTGGCAAGTAACCTGTCGCAGGGAATAAACGGCGTTAGTATGCTGCACGGCGATGTTAGTAAAGCTGTGCTTAAACACCTTTACCAGGGGTATCTTGAAGAGGAACTTGAAATTGGTTACGTAACCAACGGAGTTCACTATCCGACCTGGGCTGCACAGGAATGGAAAGACATTCATAAAAAATATTTTGGCGAAGAGTTTCCAACCAATCAACTGGATTTTGATGTTTGGAAGAATATATACAATGTTCCGGATTACGAAATTTGGGAACTTCGTAAAAAATTACGTCAAAAATTGATCAACTACATCAAAGAGCGTTTTCAGGACAACTGGATTAAACGTTCTGAGAATCCGAAGCTGATCAGCGAAATTCTTGGAAAACTAAATCCGAATACACTTACAATTGGTTTTGCCCGCCGTTTTGCCACCTACAAACGTGCACACTTGTTGTTCCGCAACCTCGATCGTTTGGCAAAAATTGTCAATAACCCTGAGCGCCCGGTACAATTTATTTTTGCCGGAAAAGCTCACCCAGCTGATAAAGCCGGTCAGGATTTGATTAAGAACATTGTAGAAGTGTCAAAACGCCCTGAATTCCGTGGTAAGATTCTGTTTGTGCAGAATTACGATATGAACCTGGCAAAAATGCTGCTTCAAGGTGTTGATGTTTGGATGAACACACCAACGCGCCCATTAGAAGCATCGGGTACAAGTGGAGAAAAAGGCGTAATGAACGGTACCTTGCACTTCTCGGTGCTTGATGGCTGGTGGGTTGAAGGTTACCAAAAAGATGCCGGTTGGGCGCTGCCTGCCGAGCGCGCTTACGATGTTCAGGATTTTCAGGACGAGCTTGATGCCGAAACTATTTATAACATTTTGGAAGAGGAAGTTGTGCCTGCATACTATGGTCGCAATCAACACGATATTCCTGAAACATGGATTGGTTACGTAAAAAATACCATTGCAAATGTTTCGCCAAACTTTACCACATCGCGAATGATGCGCGATTACCAGGATCGTTATTATAATCCACAGTTTGAACGTGCTCAGCGTGTTAAAAACGATGGATTTAAACTAGCAAAAGAAATTGCTGCATGGAAAGCGAAAGTTGCTCAAAAATGGGATGAGATTGAAGTGAAAAACATCGAAATTATTGATGGAATTGCTCATACAATGACGATGGGAGATAAATATCCGGTGAAAGTATCGATTGACTTAAAAGGCCTGAAACCTGAAGAAGTTGGTGTTGAGTTACTGATTGCCGAAAGTAAAGATGAAGGACCGGAAAAAATTGTAGATACAGTTGAGTTCCTTCCTGAAAAATGCGAAGGCACTGCATGTTGTTACAAACATACTATTTTGCCCGATCATCCGGGGTCGTTCTCATACAGTTTCAGGTTGTATGCAAAACACCCGGAACTACCGCATCGTCAGGATTTCCGATTCATTAAATGGATTAGCTAAATTGACTTATATAGAAAAAAGGTGCTCACACGGGCACCTTTTTTTATGTTGTTTTTTGCTGTCGGGATGCAACTTAAGTTTCAAAAAATGAACGAAAGGCAAAATTGTAATTAGCGTCATTTTTACATTTCGTTCAAACTGTTATTTTTACATCGAAATCAAATATAAAATGAAACGAGTCCTGTTAAGCCGGCACCATTTCCGTGTTTGCCAGCAGGCAGGCATCAAATACCACATACAAAGTAAAAATACTTACGATGAAAAAACGGAAAAAAGTAGGTCAGAAAATTAAAGAGTTTCGCGAGTTCAGACAATTGTCCCGCGAAGATTTGGCAATTCAGGCAAATCTTGATAGTGGACAATTGCAGCTTATTGAAGACGAGGGAAATGTTCCTTCGTTAGGCGTGCTAATTAAAATTTCACGTGCAATGGGAGTGCGCATTGGCACTTTCCTGGATGATCAGGAAAAAATTGGTCCTGCTTTGGTAAATGCGGGTAATGCCGAAGAAACTTTAAGCTTTTCTACTAAAGATGAAAGTACGCGTGAACACCTGAATTTTTTCTCGTTGGCACAGGCAAAAGCTGGAAGGCATATGGAGCCTTTTTTGGTTGATATTGAACCTTCAGAAGAGTCGGATTATAAACTGTCATCGCACGAAGGCGAAGAATTTATTTATGTACTCGAAGGAAGTATTGAAATTAATTACGGAAAAGAAGTTTATCTATTACAAAAAGGCGACACCATTTATCTCGATTCGGTTGTTGCACACAATATTCACGCAGCCGGAGAACAGGCTGCAAAAATTCTGGCGGTAGTTTATACCCCTGTCTAATTAAAAACCTTTTTCATGCAACTACTTGATTATACCTTAGGAAATATTCTTGAAAAATGGGCCTTCGAAACACCAGACAAAGATTTTATTGTATACCCCGATCGTAATTTGCGGTTTTCGTACAAGCAGTTTAACGAACGGGTTGACCGCCTGGCAAAAGGTCTGCTTTTTATTGGTATAAAACCGGAAGATAAAGTAGGTGTTTGGGCAAAAAATGTTCCCGATTGGACAACATTGATGTTTGCAACAGCAAAAATAGGTGCAATTTTGGTAACAGTTAATACCAACTATAAATTAGCCGAACTGGAATACATTTTAAAAAATGCCGACATAAATTCGCTTTTTATTGTTGACGGATACCGCGACAGCGATTACGTTAAAATGATTTTCGAACTGGTGCCTGAGTTAAAAACACAGGCACGCGGCAAACTAAAATCTGAAAAATTTCCAGAGCTAAAAAATGTTGGTTTTATTGGTCAGCAAAAACATCGCGGGATGTACAGCACCGATGAGTTAATGCTGCTTGGAAGCCACATCGATGATTTAGAGCTTGAAAGTGTTAAGGAAGCCCTCAATTGTCACGATGTAGTTAATATGCAATACACCTCCGGAACTACAGGTTTCCCGAAGGGTGTAATGTTGTCGCACCACAATATTTTGAATAACGGCTTTGCCACCGGCGAGTGCATGAAATATACCGAAGACGACCGCCTTTTAGTTTGTGTTCCCTTATTTCATTGTTTTGGTTGTGTGTTGGCTGTTTGTGCTATTGTTTCGCACGGTGCAACAATGGTGTTTACCGAAGATTTTGATCCGCTATTGGTTTTGGCTTCAGTGCAAAAAGAAAAATGTACTGCGCTTTACGGCGTACCAACCATGTTTATTGCCGAACTAAATCACCCCATGTTCGATATGTTCGATCTTTCATCGTTACGCACTGGAATTATGGCGGGGGCACTTTGTCCCATCGAAACCATGCGCCAGGTGATGGATAAAATGAACATGAAAGATATTATTATAGTGTACGGTTTAACCGAAAGTTCGCCAGGAATGACGGCTACCCGAACACATAACTCCGTTGAAGTTAGGTCTACCACCGTTGGGTTTGAATTTCCTAATGTTGAGGTTAAAATTGTTGATACTGAAACCGACGAAGAATGTAAGCAGGGCGAGCAGGGTGAAATATGTTGCAGGGGCTACAATGTAATGAAAGGCTACTACAATAATCCTGAAGAAACAGCAAAAGTTATCGACACGGAAGGTTGGTTACACTCGGGCGATCTGGCAGTAAAAACCGAAGATGGATTTTATAAAATTACCGGACGCATAAAAGATATGATCGTTCGTGGAGGAGAAAATATATACCCGCGCGAGATTGAAAATTACCTTTATCGTTTGCCACAAATTGAAGCCGTTGAGGTTGCCGGGGTTCCGAGCAAAAAGTACGGCGAAGCGGTTGGTGCATTTATAAAATTGAAAAAGGGAGAGTCGCTTAGCGAGGAAGAGATTGTAGATTTTTGCCGTGGAAATATTGCCAGGTTTAAGATTCCAAAGTACATCTTTTTTGTCGACGAATTTCCGATGACTGCCAGTGGTAAAATTCAAAAGTACAAACTTAGTGAGATGTCGCTTGAGCTTTGTAAAGAGAAAGGCATTGAAATTGTTTAATCAAGGCAATATCGATTAAATTTATTGGATCAGTAATTGTATCGAAAAAACTGAATGGTATTTTGGCCTTTTTAACAAGTTTCAATCTGCAAGGTAAAACCATAAAACACTATCAATTTTTACTCTGCTAAGAGTTTCTTTTAGGGTTTCGTTTATTTTGATCAGATTCACTTAAAAGCAGTAAGTCAGGCTTAAATTCTGTCCGACTGATATTGATATTTGTCATGTTTTTGGCATATAAAAAGCGCA
It contains:
- a CDS encoding alpha amylase C-terminal domain-containing protein, which produces MKKYLPKLVQNDKWLEPYSGVISDRMILAERKEKELTGGKSLADFATGHLFFGLHRTHSGWVIREWAPNATHIYLVGTFNDWQESADYSFSHLDHGVWELHLATDQLAHGDLYALNIHWAVNHGKRIPAWATRVVQDENTHMFNAQVWAPEKAYEWNNPDFQRTDEQPLIYEGHVGMAGEEERVHTYNEFREQMLPRIKANGYNVIQLMAIPEHPYYGSFGYHVSSFFAASSRFGTPEELKQLIDEAHGMGIAVIMDLVHSHAVKNEVEGLGNYDGTRYQFFHEGGKGVHPAWDSYCFNYDKNEVLHFLLSNISYWLNEYKFDGFRFDGVTSMLYFNHGLEIAFSNYDDYFNANVDHEAVTYFKLANKLMKEINPGSLSIAEDMSGMPGLATAIEDGGLGFDFRMAMGVPDFWIKMIKEKSDDEWEVGDIFYQLTSKRMDEQVVSYAESHDQALVGDKTIVFRLIDKEMYFSMRKDQPNLIVERGIALHKMIRLATASCAGGAYLNFMGNEFGHPEWIDFPREGNNWSYSHARRIWSISEDQDLKFHWLYDFDKEMIQLINQNKILSIPSVDKVLENKPDKVLAYHRGLFLFVFNFNPTQSFTDYGIPLGAGKYQIVLNSDSGRFGGHDRVDEEISYYTMPSKGMDSQHYLKLYLPARTALVLKKVDIPKAK
- a CDS encoding GSCFA domain-containing protein is translated as MAETKFQTIVDVPRFPWQTGYQKKNLFMGSCFTENVGAKMETLKYPVDINPFGILYNPLSVANGLQLLLDEKQFSANDLVEHNGLWHSFSHHGRFSNTEQNKALDDINARIKSSATFLKQADFLFLTFGTAWIYRYKKTGKLVSNCHKIPAREFVRERLPVQQIVEVYYDLLTKIWQENPDLKVVFTVSPIRHWKDGAIENQRSKATLILAIDQLIQELGVGKCAYFPSYEIVMDELRDYRFYAEDMLHISEMAVKHIWWRFEAALVSPESIEIAREVQKITNAVQHRVINKKSLEYSKFLLSFLKKLELLEKRFPYLNLKLEKEYFNVQIEEFGGSDKTIVS
- a CDS encoding amylo-alpha-1,6-glucosidase produces the protein MHYLQFDKEQLVNLEYSLFKEILRSNRAGSYLSTTLNGCNTRKYHGLLVCPIENFGGEKHVLLSSLDETVIQNEAEFNLGIHRYKGGTYEPKGHKYIRNVEFDAIPKITYRVGGVVLTKERLLVEKEEQILIKYTLEEATSPTTLRLKPFLAFRNIHQLSKANMFVNRKFGKAKNGIKTCLYDGYPNLFMQCSKTVDYVAVPDWYYDIEYLKELNRGYEYLEDLFVPGYFEFPMKKGESIVFAAGLKEANPVSLKQRFTKEQKKRGGKETFNSVLERAAHQFIMHEGYTADIVAGFPWYNSITRQTFISLPGLCLSFNDPRLCEKILDSYLKYFNDGFFPDQIKDKELQYHSADNSLWFIWVIQQYLKKKNNPKLLWKLYGDVIKRILNAYTDGNLDYIKVLPNGLIYAEKKDTALTWMNSSVDGKAVLPRAGMPVEVNALWFNAICFALDLADMAGDGDFITQWKHMVNKVAQSFLKTFWSDGHGYLADVVKDDQHEWAVRPNMVIAVAMDYTPLTKEQQKQVLSVVKRKLLTNRGLRTLSPDHLRYFGNITGGPKERELALHQGAVWPWLLQFFVEAYLKIHKRGGLPFVKQIMESFEAEMTEHCIGNIPEMYDGDPPHVGKGAISQAWNVAGVSHALDLVQNYVE
- a CDS encoding glycosyltransferase family 4 protein; the protein is MKVLMFGWEFPPHISGGLGTACYGLTKGMAELKDIDVTFVVPKAFGDENPLRMKLVGANNIPVNRTTINFEEGGKSMEYLEVDSPILPYVTEDEFWTLKSKRYTRQTKFVETDEDSKIEFSGGYGPDLLKEIRDYALVARLIAEDNPCDIIHAHDWLTYPAGIAASKATGKPLVIHVHATDFDRSGGDVNPRVYAIEREGMEAADKVITVSNLTRKIVIEKYGISPEKVVTVYNAVESVNKEKGTLPPKGVNDKVVTFLGRITMQKGPGYFVEAANMVLKKMQNARFVMAGSGDMMNEMIARTAALGIADKFHFTGFLKGNDVNDLFSMTDVFVMPSVSEPFGIVPLEAMQLNVPVIISNQSGVSEILKHAIKIDFWDTYAMADAIYGVLNYSSLAQHFKSEGKTEVEELKWTHSATEVRKVYQRTLQEN